GTGGTTTTGTTTTACGTTTAAAGTTATCTCTCCTACCAATCCTTTTTTATCATCATACAGAGCAACTGTCCCTATATTTGTAGATGTATCAATAGCTAAAATCAACATATTTTAACATCTCCTCCTCTTTTTCTTTATCTCCAACATACTCTAAATTTACAGCTCTAACCTCTAAGTCATCGGTTTCTAAAGCATATTCAAACTCTATTCTTATATATTTTTTAGGCAGTTCACTTTCAATTATATTTGCCCACTCTATAAGAGCAACACCATCGTTATTTATATAATCCTCATATCCTATCTCATAGATTTCGTCTGCACTCCCAAGTCTGTATACATCAAAATGATATAAAGGTAATCTTCCATCTAAATACTCCAATACATAATTGAATGTTGGACTTTTTAAATTTTCCTCTATTCCCAACTCTTTTGCAAAGTTTTTTGTAAACGTAGTTTTCCCAGTACCTAAATCACCAATCAATGCTACTACTGTATTTGGCAAAACATAGTCTGCTAACTTTTTAGCCAAAGCATTAATCTCTTCAAATTTTAATATCTTTCTCACTAACTTTTCACCTATCCTTGTATCTTGTTAACTATATTTGTTGTAGATTTCCCTTCAACAAATCCTAAAATTCTTACTTCTCCACCATTTTTTTCAACAATCTTTGTTTCTGGTAAATCATCCTTTGTGTAATCTCCACCTTTTACATGAATTGATGGCTTTAATTCGTCTAAAAGCTCACATGGAGTATCCTCCTCAAAAATAACTGTATAGTCTACAGCTTTTAAACCACATAACATCTCTGCCCTATCTAACTCACTGTTGATTGGTCTTGATTCACCCTTTAATCTTTTCACCGAAGCATCCGAGTTAACACCTACAATTAAGATGTCCCCCTGTCTTTTAGCTTCGTTTAAATAAGTCAAATGTCCAACATGTAAAATATCGAAGCATCCATTTGTAAATACTACTTTTTTATTTTGCTTTTTTAACTCTTCTATTAACTGTGCTGCCATAGCTCTTTTTAAAATCATATATCTCTCTCCTAATATCATCATTTTTGTTTTTATTATACCATAATTTTTAAACTTATATACACCCGCTAGTTTTTTTTCTTTCTACATGTTAAACTAAAGCGAGGTGATTTTTTTGAGAATTTTAGGTATCGATCCAGGAACAGCTATTGTTGGATATTCTATTGTGGATTATAAAGAAAATAAGATTGTTCTTATAAAATATGGCTGTATTTTTACAGATAAAAATTTAGCTATGGAGGATAGACTTCTTCAAATTTTTGATGAGCTAGAAGAGATTATAGATTTATACTCACCACAATTTATGGCGATAGAGGAACTTTTCTTCTTCAAAAATAATAAAACAGTTATCAGTGTTGGACAAGCTAGGGGAGTTATTGTTTTAGCTGGAAAAAGAAAAAATCTTCAAATTGAAAACTATACCCCTTTACAAGTGAAAATGGGAATAACTGGATATGGAAAAGCTGATAAGAAACAGGTTCAATTGATGGTTCAAAAAATATTAAAACTTGATGAGATTCCAAAGCCAGATGATGCAGCCGATGCTATCGCTGTTGCCATAACTCATATAAACTCATTAACAAACTCTTTATACTCACCAAAAGTTACTCTTACTCCTCCAACTAAAGTTGAAAAGGAGATAAAAAGTAATAGAATGACAGCAAAAGAGTTTCGTGAGCTTCTATTAAAAAAATAAAAAAATTAGGTGTCAGAATATTTTTCTGACACCTTTTTTATATCTACTTTGAATTATATTTTTTTAATCCTAACTCAATTATTTTTACAGCTTTTTCTAATCTATCTAAGTCTAGAGCATAAGATATTCTAACCTTATTTACTCCTAATTCCTCTCTTTGATAGAATCCTTTTGCTGGTGTTAACATAACAGTTGAGTTATCATATGAAAACTCTCCCAATAACCATTTTGAAAACTCTGTTGCATCCTCTACTGGAAGTTGAACAATACAATAGAAAGCTCCCTCAGGTTTATTTAATACTACACCCTCTATATTTTTTAATCCTTCATATAGGAAATCTCTTCTCTCCATATACTTTGCATTTACAGCTTCATAGTAAGCTCTATCTTTACATCTATAAAGAGCTTCTGCTCCAACCATATCTAAAGTTGAAATAGATAGTCTTGATTGGCAAAGCTTTAAAATATATGCCATGAATTCTTTATTTTTATTTAAAATCGTTCCTACTCTAGCTCCACATGTTGAGAATCTTTTTGATATTGAATCTATCAAAATAATTCTCTCTAAATTGTCACTAAATGTTCCGCAGCTAACTGTATCTTTTCCATCATAGATAAACTCTCTGTAAACCTCATCACTGATTAAAAATAAATTTTTCTCCTTAGAAATCTCATTTAACATAAGCAGTTCATCTTTTGAATAAACTGAACCTGTTGGATTCCCTGGATTTGAAAACATTATTGCCTTTGTTTTCTCTGTTACTAAACTTTCGATAACCTCTTTTTTTGGCAACTTAAAGTTATCTTCGAATTGAGTTGGTATCCCCACAACCTTTATCCCTAACATTGCAAAGAAACTATTGTAATTTGCATAATATGGTTCTGGAATCAAAACCTCTTCTCCTGCATCAAAAAGTGTCATCAACGTAAATAGTAGTGCTTCACTTCCTCCAGCAGTTATTAAGATTTCATCACTGTTATAATCCATCCCTAAATTTTTATAATATCCTTTTACTGAGTCTATTAACTCTTTTCTCCCCGAAGAGTCTGAATACGCTATTGTTTCTTGTCCAAAATTCTCTATTGCTTCAAAAAACTCCTTTGGAGTTTCTAAATCTGGTTGTCCTATATTTAAATGTATAATGTCTATCCCAGCTTCTTTAGCTTTTTTCGAGTATGGTATCAACTCTCTTACAGGAGATGTTTTTAAGTTTTGTATATTTTTTGAAAACATCTGTCCCTCCTAAGCAAACTTTTTAATATTATACCAAGCTCTTGCCTTTATGTGAAGTTTTTTTTGATTGAAGTGTAAACTAATCTTTGATATAATTTCATCAACAACTATTCTTTAAGGGAGAATTTATAATGAAGGTAAATTTCAAATCATTTTTCTTAACATTGGGGATTTTTTATGTTTTAATCGGAGCTCTTGGAATTAGCAATATGGGATTTTTTAATAAAAATATTGAATATATTTTAAGTACCGTTCTATTTTTAAATGGAGCTTATCATATATTCTATTCTACAAGTAATAGAAAAAGTCCATACTTCCATTGGGGGCTTGTTTTAGCAGAGGGAATTATCGAACTTATCTCTGTTGCAATTATTCTTTTAAACACTTTTACCAGCCAGTTATTCTTTACAAGTTACATCGGTGTTCTTCTTTGTTTAAAGGGACTAATTTTAATCTTAGGAAGAGACAATAAATTTACTTCGTGGGAAAAAACAAATGCTAAAGTTAGAGTTCTCGTAATCGTAAAAGGACTTTTACATTTCCTTTTTGGATCTTTAATTGTAGTTTTACCTTTGCTTACTGACAAAGCTGTTTACATAGTTTTCGGATGGTATATTCTATTTTTAGGAATCCACTTCTTAACAGAGGAATATATGGGTAACAAAAAAAGTGATGAAATCTAATCATCACTTTTTTATTTTATCCAATAGTTTCAAAATTGGAATTTGTGATTTCTCATAATCGTTTAATGCCATTATCCAAATTAATATTGAATATAAAATCGTATATATCCCAGTTTTAATTATAAAGTTTAGATAATCTACATTATTTAAATAAGTATTTAAAATAATTCCAAAAAGCATTGTAATCCCAATTGGAATTGACATTTTAAATATATTTTTCCAAAATCTAATTATATCCAATCCAACAACAACTTTATAATATATATTCATTATTATTATTTGACCTAATATAAAAGATATTCCTGTAGCGATAGCACAACCTATCGCTCCATATTTTTTCACTAAAAAAATACTCATTCCTAAATTTAAAAATGCTATTATCAAATATACAACAGATCTAAATTGGTGCATATTTTTAGCTTGCATTATACTTACACCGATACTCTGAATTAAAGGAACTGTAAGGGGTATCATTATCCATAAAGCTATTCTATATGCTTCTACATATTCTTTTCCTACCCAAAGAGTTATAAAATCTTTACCAAACAAAACAAACCCTGAAGATATCAATCCCAAAAGAATATATTGTAATCTTCCAACCTTTAAAAATAGTTCATCTATTTCAGTATGTCTTCCTTCTACAATTAATCTATTTATTCTTGGAAATAAAACTCCAGCTATAGCTGATGCAAAGCCAGTATAAAGAGTATTAAAAATAGCACCTACAGAATATACTGCTACTCCAGTTACTCCGATATACTTTCCTATTATAACTCTATCTGTCCCCCAATATATCTGGTCTATAAGAACATTTAAAAATATGAAAAATGAATATGTAAATATCTCTTTCAAAATATGAGTATCAAACCTTGAGAATCTTATTCTCATTCCCAATTTTATTGCATAAGCTATATCAAAAAAATATGAAGTTATTGCAAAGAACAGTGTTGATAGTGTCACACTGATCAATCCAAATCCATTTATCATTAGTAATGCACCTACAATTGGATTTAATATCATTGTCAATAACTTTAATCCTCTTTGATATATAAACTTCTCTTTAGAAGCTATATTTGTTGAAAAAATAGTCAATGGAAATGATAGAATTACATTCAAAGACAGTATTATAAAAACCATTTTTGTTTTTTGTAATTCAATTGTTGTAAATCTCTCTCCAAAAAATGTTTCTATATTAATATATATATAACTTCCTATAACTATTGCCAAAGTCATAAGAATAGAAAAAATTAATAAAAACATTCCATTTAAAGATTTTTCCTCTTCTAATTTACCCTCTGTTCTATATCTAACAGTATATCTCAGCATTGTATTTCCAAGTCCTAAATTCAAAATAGAAATATATCCCATTATAGATTGAACCAAAGAGTTTATTCCATAGTCTGCCGGACCTAAATATCTCATGTATAGTGGTGTATATATAATCTGAATTAAAGAACTCATTATAATTGTTAGCATTGATAATACTGTTCCTATTTTCAACTCATTTTTTACCATAGCACTACCTATATCGATAAAAATTCATCTAGCTTTAAGAAGTGTTTTTCTCCATTTTCAGAGGCTTTCGCTAAAACTTCATCCGATAATGCTAAATTTTCTTTATATTTTTCATAGTTCAAATTCTTTAAATTATCTAGCGATGCAAAATTTCCTTTAAACTCTATATCCTCTAAAACATTTGTCATTTTTTTACTATATGTTATTGGGAAGACAGGCTTCTTAAAAATAAATCCTAGTATCATTGCATGGAATCTTGTTGCAACCACACTCTCAGCTTTATTAATTATATCTAGAGCCTCATTTATATCCCCTCTATAAAGATACTTTGTAATATGCTTATGTTGCTCATTCGGAATCATATTCAGTAATTTATTTATCGCTTCTTCATCTTTTTCGCCTTGGCAGAACGACATAAACTTAACTTTTTTACCAGATTTTATAATATCTAACGTTAAGGTTTTTAATCTATTGAAGTATTCAGATTCTATTCCTGTGAACCCAGGTCTTCCTGAAGGTAATACTATTGAGAATAAAACATAGTTCTCAGCTTCTACAGGTTCTATTTTTAAACTAAATACAATATCATTTCCATACCTAACATTTTCTAAATCTTCAAAAATTTCATATGAATATCTCTCTCTGAAACAAACATCTTTACAACTTTTGAAAAATTCGTGATACATATCTCTAAATGCTTCATTTTTATATGGACCAAAATTTGCTCCTAATATAAAATAATTTTTTCCGAAATCTAAGTTTCTCTCTCTGACTTTAAAATCTTCCTCTGAAAAATCATTTTCTATAAATATAGAACCTCCTATATTCACTACACCATCTAACTCTCTCGCCTTCAAATCTTCTAATATATTTGGAACTCCAAATTTTCTTCCTAAACGAAATAAAATTTTCTTAGCAAATGTATTGTTATAAAGTATATTCAAATTATTACTATCTATACCTTTCAATCTTTCATACTCTGGTGTTGCATAAAGATAAAATTCTGTATCTTTATATCTTTCACAAAGCATTTTTATAAAAAGGTCATCACCTAAATTCAACTGGGCATACGCCTTTATTAATATTTTTTTCACTTTCCCTCACCCTATTTTTTTGTTAGTATCTTCTTATACTTTTTTAAACCCATCATTTTCAATCTAAAAATTCTAAAAGAATAGTAAAGTCTTATTTCAAAAGTTTTTAATTCTGAAAATCTTCCTATCTCTTCTTTTATTTTTAAATAAAACTTTTTCCAGTCTTCGACTTTATTTTCACTTAATCTTTGTAAAACGTCAAATGGATACATTATACCATGATACTTAAAGCATTCTCTAACTTTATCTATATTCTTCTCATATACTTCATTTTTTTTATAAAAAGCTATAAGTTCATCTATAACTAAATATATATCTGTTCTATTCTTATAATTATTTGATACAGAACCACTGTTCATAAAATAATTATAATACGGTTTATCAATAGAAACAACTTTTTTACTGAAGAAAAAACACATAAAGTTAAAAAACATATCCTCTCCTGTATAAATATCTAATAAAAATTGAATATTATTTTTTTCAATCATCTCTTTTTTGTAAATTTTATTACAAGGAGATGAAAACCACTCTGTAGTACAATCTGTATATCTATCCTTGTCATCTCTTTCTGGAACTTTAACTTTTGATAAAACACTTCCCGATTCATCTAATTTTTTAAATCCACAAATTACAATATCTGCTCTCTCTTTTTCTGCTACGTTCACCATATCTTTGTACATATTTTCATCTATCCAATCATCTGAATCTAAAAATGCAACGTATTTATTTTCTACTAAAGAAAGACCTAAATTCCTAGCTGCACTACATCCACCATTTTTCACTTTTTTATAACTTATATTTAAATTTTGCTCAGCTAAGTTTTCACAAATTTCTGAAGTGCTATCTTTTGATCCATCATCAATAATGATTATCTGAATCCCTTTTAAAGTTTGATTCAAAACAGATTTTACACATCTCTCAATATATTTTTCTACATTATAAGCTGGAATTATAACACTTAACATCTTTTCCCTCCTCAGACTTTATCTCTATGAAAAATAAAAAGGGTGGACATAAGACCACCCGTTTATAATTATTTTGTTCCAAATATTCTGTCTCCACAGTCTCCTAAACCTGGATAAATATATCCGTTTGAATCTAAACCTTGGTCTATTTTAGCTGTATAAATAGCAACATCTGGATGCGTTTGTAATACTTTTGCAATTCCTTCAGGTGCAGCTACTAAACACATAAATACTATATTTTTAACTCCAGATTGCTTTAAGTAATCAATCGCATATATAGCTGATCCTCCTGTTGCTAACATTGGATCTACTAATATAACTTGTTTATTTTGTACATCTACAGGAAGTTTGCAGTAATAGTATACTGGTTCTAGAGTTTCTTCATCTCTATAAACACCTATATGCCCTATTTTAGCTGTAGGAATTAATGAAACGATTCCATCTACCATCCCTAATCCGGCTCTTAAAATAGGTACAACTGCGATATTTGTTCCTAATGTATATCCAGTTGTTTTCATCAGAGGAGTTTGAACCTCTATCTCTTCTAGAACTAAATTCTTTGTTACTTCATAAGTCATTAACTTAGAAATTTCATTTAAGTTCTCTCTAAAAGACTTTGTGTCAGTCTCCTTATTTCTTAATATTGTTAATTTGTGTTGTATTAATGGATGATTTATCTCTATTACAGCCATTTTAACCTCCCTGTTACTTATACTTTAAAAAAAAACAGGACATAGTCCCGTTTTCTTATTTCTTATTTCTTATTTCTTTAATCCAAACTTCTTGTTGAATTGCTCTACTCTTCCAGCAGCGTCTACGAACTTAGCTTTTCCAGTGTAGAATGGGTGGCAGTTAGCACATACAGCTATTTTAAGCTCTGCGTCCTTTGCGTTCATTGTTGATCTTGTTTCGAACTTGTTTCCACAAGTACAGTCAACAGTAATTAATTTGTAATCAGGATGAATTCCTTTTCTCATTATTGTCACCTTCCTATAATCTTTCTATTTATCGTAAAGATTTTATCATAATTTTTTGACTTTTGCAACATTTTTTTGGCCTCAACATAAAGTTTTTTATTTTTATAAAATTTTATGATAAAATATTATAAAAAAGATAAAAGGAGAGTTATGGCTACTAAATATTATGCTTTTATTATAGATAATGAAAAATACTCTTCCATTGTTACTTCTTGGCCAGAATGTCAACAATTAACAAAAGGAAAGAAAGCGAGATATAAATCTTTCAAAACAGAAAAAGAAGCTAAAGAGTGGCTTGCTCAAGGTGGAATCTACGAAGATAAAAAACAGAAACTAAAAGAAGCTAAAGAAAAACTTATCGAAGGAATCTATTTTGATGCTGGAACTGGAAGAGGAATTGGTGTTGAAGTTAGAGTAACAGATATCAAAGGAATATCTCTTCTTGATAACATCATGCCAGAACATATGATAAATGAATTTGGAAACTATTTAGCACCAGAAGGAAGTACTAATAACTATGGTGAATTAATAGGAATATATCTAGCTATCGATATCGCAATTAGAAGAAACAATTTAAAAATTTTTGGAGATAGCAAATTAATTATTGATTATTGGTCTAAAGGGCATTATAATAAATCGTCATTAAATGAAAAAACAGTAAACCTTATCAAAAAAACCGCTGCAAGAAGAGAACAGTTCGAAAATATTGGTGGAAAAATTGAACATGTCTCTGGTGATATCAATCCTGCAGATTTAGGTTTTCATAAATAATACTAGGAGGATTTAATGGAGTTTGAACTATTTGACAAGCT
This DNA window, taken from Cetobacterium sp. ZOR0034, encodes the following:
- a CDS encoding pyridoxal phosphate-dependent aminotransferase, which encodes MFSKNIQNLKTSPVRELIPYSKKAKEAGIDIIHLNIGQPDLETPKEFFEAIENFGQETIAYSDSSGRKELIDSVKGYYKNLGMDYNSDEILITAGGSEALLFTLMTLFDAGEEVLIPEPYYANYNSFFAMLGIKVVGIPTQFEDNFKLPKKEVIESLVTEKTKAIMFSNPGNPTGSVYSKDELLMLNEISKEKNLFLISDEVYREFIYDGKDTVSCGTFSDNLERIILIDSISKRFSTCGARVGTILNKNKEFMAYILKLCQSRLSISTLDMVGAEALYRCKDRAYYEAVNAKYMERRDFLYEGLKNIEGVVLNKPEGAFYCIVQLPVEDATEFSKWLLGEFSYDNSTVMLTPAKGFYQREELGVNKVRISYALDLDRLEKAVKIIELGLKKYNSK
- the rfaE2 gene encoding D-glycero-beta-D-manno-heptose 1-phosphate adenylyltransferase, coding for MILKRAMAAQLIEELKKQNKKVVFTNGCFDILHVGHLTYLNEAKRQGDILIVGVNSDASVKRLKGESRPINSELDRAEMLCGLKAVDYTVIFEEDTPCELLDELKPSIHVKGGDYTKDDLPETKIVEKNGGEVRILGFVEGKSTTNIVNKIQG
- a CDS encoding oligosaccharide flippase family protein, which gives rise to MVKNELKIGTVLSMLTIIMSSLIQIIYTPLYMRYLGPADYGINSLVQSIMGYISILNLGLGNTMLRYTVRYRTEGKLEEEKSLNGMFLLIFSILMTLAIVIGSYIYINIETFFGERFTTIELQKTKMVFIILSLNVILSFPLTIFSTNIASKEKFIYQRGLKLLTMILNPIVGALLMINGFGLISVTLSTLFFAITSYFFDIAYAIKLGMRIRFSRFDTHILKEIFTYSFFIFLNVLIDQIYWGTDRVIIGKYIGVTGVAVYSVGAIFNTLYTGFASAIAGVLFPRINRLIVEGRHTEIDELFLKVGRLQYILLGLISSGFVLFGKDFITLWVGKEYVEAYRIALWIMIPLTVPLIQSIGVSIMQAKNMHQFRSVVYLIIAFLNLGMSIFLVKKYGAIGCAIATGISFILGQIIIMNIYYKVVVGLDIIRFWKNIFKMSIPIGITMLFGIILNTYLNNVDYLNFIIKTGIYTILYSILIWIMALNDYEKSQIPILKLLDKIKK
- a CDS encoding polysaccharide pyruvyl transferase family protein; this translates as MKKILIKAYAQLNLGDDLFIKMLCERYKDTEFYLYATPEYERLKGIDSNNLNILYNNTFAKKILFRLGRKFGVPNILEDLKARELDGVVNIGGSIFIENDFSEEDFKVRERNLDFGKNYFILGANFGPYKNEAFRDMYHEFFKSCKDVCFRERYSYEIFEDLENVRYGNDIVFSLKIEPVEAENYVLFSIVLPSGRPGFTGIESEYFNRLKTLTLDIIKSGKKVKFMSFCQGEKDEEAINKLLNMIPNEQHKHITKYLYRGDINEALDIINKAESVVATRFHAMILGFIFKKPVFPITYSKKMTNVLEDIEFKGNFASLDNLKNLNYEKYKENLALSDEVLAKASENGEKHFLKLDEFLSI
- the ruvC gene encoding crossover junction endodeoxyribonuclease RuvC → MRILGIDPGTAIVGYSIVDYKENKIVLIKYGCIFTDKNLAMEDRLLQIFDELEEIIDLYSPQFMAIEELFFFKNNKTVISVGQARGVIVLAGKRKNLQIENYTPLQVKMGITGYGKADKKQVQLMVQKILKLDEIPKPDDAADAIAVAITHINSLTNSLYSPKVTLTPPTKVEKEIKSNRMTAKEFRELLLKK
- the upp gene encoding uracil phosphoribosyltransferase, which produces MAVIEINHPLIQHKLTILRNKETDTKSFRENLNEISKLMTYEVTKNLVLEEIEVQTPLMKTTGYTLGTNIAVVPILRAGLGMVDGIVSLIPTAKIGHIGVYRDEETLEPVYYYCKLPVDVQNKQVILVDPMLATGGSAIYAIDYLKQSGVKNIVFMCLVAAPEGIAKVLQTHPDVAIYTAKIDQGLDSNGYIYPGLGDCGDRIFGTK
- a CDS encoding ribonuclease H family protein, producing MATKYYAFIIDNEKYSSIVTSWPECQQLTKGKKARYKSFKTEKEAKEWLAQGGIYEDKKQKLKEAKEKLIEGIYFDAGTGRGIGVEVRVTDIKGISLLDNIMPEHMINEFGNYLAPEGSTNNYGELIGIYLAIDIAIRRNNLKIFGDSKLIIDYWSKGHYNKSSLNEKTVNLIKKTAARREQFENIGGKIEHVSGDINPADLGFHK
- a CDS encoding glycosyltransferase, translating into MLSVIIPAYNVEKYIERCVKSVLNQTLKGIQIIIIDDGSKDSTSEICENLAEQNLNISYKKVKNGGCSAARNLGLSLVENKYVAFLDSDDWIDENMYKDMVNVAEKERADIVICGFKKLDESGSVLSKVKVPERDDKDRYTDCTTEWFSSPCNKIYKKEMIEKNNIQFLLDIYTGEDMFFNFMCFFFSKKVVSIDKPYYNYFMNSGSVSNNYKNRTDIYLVIDELIAFYKKNEVYEKNIDKVRECFKYHGIMYPFDVLQRLSENKVEDWKKFYLKIKEEIGRFSELKTFEIRLYYSFRIFRLKMMGLKKYKKILTKK
- a CDS encoding DUF308 domain-containing protein, encoding MKVNFKSFFLTLGIFYVLIGALGISNMGFFNKNIEYILSTVLFLNGAYHIFYSTSNRKSPYFHWGLVLAEGIIELISVAIILLNTFTSQLFFTSYIGVLLCLKGLILILGRDNKFTSWEKTNAKVRVLVIVKGLLHFLFGSLIVVLPLLTDKAVYIVFGWYILFLGIHFLTEEYMGNKKSDEI
- the tsaE gene encoding tRNA (adenosine(37)-N6)-threonylcarbamoyltransferase complex ATPase subunit type 1 TsaE; the encoded protein is MRKILKFEEINALAKKLADYVLPNTVVALIGDLGTGKTTFTKNFAKELGIEENLKSPTFNYVLEYLDGRLPLYHFDVYRLGSADEIYEIGYEDYINNDGVALIEWANIIESELPKKYIRIEFEYALETDDLEVRAVNLEYVGDKEKEEEMLKYVDFSY
- the rpmE gene encoding 50S ribosomal protein L31, whose protein sequence is MRKGIHPDYKLITVDCTCGNKFETRSTMNAKDAELKIAVCANCHPFYTGKAKFVDAAGRVEQFNKKFGLKK